A stretch of DNA from Methanosarcinales archaeon:
AGGTGTTATGCTATTTGGCCCACCCGGGACCGGGAAAACCATGCTGGCAAAAGCAGTATCCCATCAAACCAGTGCAACTTTTTTGAGATTGGTGGGTTCAGAACTGGTTCAGAAATATATAGGGGAAGGAGCCAGGATGGTCAGGGAACTTTTCAAACTTGCAAAGGATAAAGCCCCAAGCATAATATTTATTGATGAACTTGACTCTATTGGAGCCAAACGGTATGACGGTGCCACTGCAGGAGACCGGGAAGTTCAGCGCACTTTGATGCAGTTACTGGCTGAAATGGACGGTTTTAATCCCAGAGGTGATGTCAGGTTGCTGGCTGCTACCAACAGGCTGGATATCCTGGACCCGGCACTTTTACGCCCTGGAAGGTTTGATCGTTTTATCGAAGTAATTCTTCCTAACAATGAGGCCAGGGTTCAAATCTTAAAGATACATACCAGAAACATGAATCTCTCAAAGGATGTAGACTTCAATAATCTGGCAAAACTTACTGAAGGCACAAGTGGTTCCGGATTAAAAGCCATTGCTACCGAAGCAGGGATGTTCGCCATACGCAATGAAAAAGATTGTGTTGAAGTTGACGACCTCATAAATGCCATAAAAAAAGTTGTGGGAGAAAAAGATTCATCAGGCAGTGTCTCAGAGAATATGTTCGCTTGATAGTTTTCACATTTTTCTTAAACCACTCATCCTATATATTTTTTAACACAAATCTCATATCGCAGATTTTATCACTTAAAACTGAAATCAGGTATAGGAATTATATGACTGATCAATACCAAAATATTGTTGAAAAAGATTCAAAATTTGTTTTTCAGAATTATACACGCCAGCCTATTGCATTGGTAAGAGGAAAAGGGTCTGTAGTATGGGATAGTAATGGTAAAGAATACATTGATTGTATAGCTGGAATAGCGGTTAATAACATTGGGCATTGCCATCCTGCCATTGTTGAAGCAGTTAGTAAACAGTCATCTGAATTGATACATGTATCAAATTTGTATTACAACAAGCAGCAATCAGACCTCGCAGCTCAATTGGTGCCCAGGACTGGAATGGACCGAGTATTTTTCTGCAATTCAGGGACTGAAAGCATAGAAGGAGCATTGAAACTGGCAAGACGTGCCACCGCCCGTACAGATTTTATTGCCGCTGAACACAGTTTTCATGGCAGGACCATGGGTTCATTGAGCGTGACCCATAAATTGCAATACCGCACTCCCTTTGAACCCCTGATTAAGAAGGTGGATTTTATTCCTTTTAATGATATTGAATCATTAAAAGAGAAGATTTCACAAAATATCGCCGCAGTTCTCCTTGAACCGATCCAGGGCGAAGGAGGGGTCAGAATTCCAGATAATGAATACCTAAAAGGAGTCCGGGATATCTGTGATGATAACAACACCCTCTTAATATTTGATGAGGTCCAGACAGGATTTGGCAGGACAGGCCGCTGGTTCGGTTGGGAACATTCAGGGGTTATACCTGATATTATGACTTTAGCCAAGGCATTAGCAGGTGGTCTGCCTATGGGAGCTATGTTAGCAACAGAAGAAATTGCATCAAAGATGCAAAAAGGAGATCATGCAGCCACGTTCGGCGGGGGTCCCCTGGTATGTGCTGCAGCTATCGCATCCTTGAATGTAATTGAAAAAGAGAACCTTGTTGATAGCTCAGCCAGGATGGGCGGTTATTTGATGGATTCTCTGACAAATCTAGAACTGGATAATGTCTTGGAGATACGGGGCAAAGGATTAATGATCGGCATTGAACTAAGTATCAAATGCGGGCCTGTTGTAGATTATGCCAGAAATAACGGTGTGCTGCTAAATTGTACTTCAGAATCAGTGTTAAGGTTCGTGCCGCCTTTGACGATTACCAAAGAGCAGATAAACCGTGTAATAGAAGTAGTTACGAAAGGTATTCAGGAAGCAGAATGATTCGCACTAAATACATGCTGAATAAATCTGTAATGGGCATAAAAGAATATGTTCCTGGCAAATCTATTGAAGAGATAGTCGAAAGTTACGGAATAAAACCTGAGAACATTATCAAACTGGGTTCAAATGAGAATCCATTGGGCCCATCACAAAAGTCAGTAGAAGCTGTGCGGGCAATTGCAGACAAGATAAATATATATCCTTCAGTGGACGCAGCAGAACTTCGAATAGCACTATCACAATATGTAGGTTATCCTGCAGACCAGGTGGTCATGGGTGCAGGAATGGACGGTGTTGTAGACACCATGATGCGATTATTCATCCAGCCAGGTACATCTGCAGTAATTACGACTCCCACTTTCTCGTATTATGAGATCGCAGTAAGATCAGCAGGTGGTAGCCCTGTTTTTGTTAAACGACAATCAGATTTCAGTATTGATACAAAAGCCGTGCTGTCATCAATTGATGAAAATACCAGGATCATTTTTTTATGTTCGCCCAATAACCCAACCGGAAACACAATTTCTGAAGCAGATGTCAGAACCATAGTAGAATCCACCAATACTATTGTGTTCCTGGATGAAGCATACGTGGAATTCGCACGAAAAAGTCTAACAGGTCTTGTAGCAGAATACGATAATCTTGTAATTGGCCGTACAATGTCAAAGACCATGGGCCTTGCAGGTCTGAGAATTGGCTACGGTATAGTCCCTCATTGGATTTATAAAGAATATATGAAGGTCACAACTCCTTTTTCGATCAGCAGAATAGCTGTTGCAGCCGGGCTTGCAGCACTCGAAGACTCAGAATTCACAAAAAGGACAATTCAAAATGTGCAGATAGGCAGGAAATTTTTGACAGAAGGCTTATCTAATTACTGTAAAGTTCATCCTTCAGAAGGAAACTTTATCATGATCGATGTAAAACCGAAAAAAAGCAGTGATGTGACCGAAGCACTGCTCGCACGGGGGATAATTGTAAGGGATTGCTCCTCTTTCAAGGATGCAGGCGAGAACCTTATCAGGATTACGGTGGGCACTCCATCTCAGAACAAACACGTAGTAAGTGCACTTGCCGAGATATTGCAGTTATGATTATTGCATTAACAGGGACACCAGGCACGGGAAAGACCACTATATGCAATTCTCTTAAAAAACAGTTTAAGATCATTGATCTGAATAGACTGGTAATAGAGAACGGACTACACCTTGGGCAAGATGAAAAGCGCGGCTCACTGATTGCTGATCTGGATGCTCTAAAAGAAAAAGTTCATGCAATACTAAAAGACGAAACCTCAAATGTAGTAATTGAAGGCCACTTATCTCATTATCTTTCAGGTTATGATGCGGTTATTGTACTCAGAACCCATCCTAACGTACTTGGTCAGCGCCTTGAGTCAAGAGGATATGCCCGGGAAAAAATAATTGAAAATATAGAAGCTGAGGCACTGGATGTGATATTGATCGAGGCTGTGGAATTATGCGAAATGGTATATGAGGTTGAAACCACCACATCGACACCAACTCAAGCAAGTCTTGAGATACAATCCGTAATACAACTGGTGGAAGCCGAAGATTTTGGAAAACTTGAAAAATATTTGCCTGGTCGATTTGATTGGAGTGAAGAGGTGTTCTGATGACATTGAATACTTATAGACCGTATGTAAGTTTTGTACTCGAACCCTCGGCCAGTGCCCTTGCTCGATTGAAGCTGACGCCCAATAAGGTATCTTTACTGTCATTAATATTCGCAACTCTTGCAGGATTATCATATTATTATTCGTTTAATAATCAATTTTATCTAGTTACGGCCCTTGTGTTTGTTATTTTAAACTCTTTCACAGATGCCATTGATGGTGTAATGGCAAGAAAGATGAACCTGCAATCAGAGAGGGGCGATTTTCTTGACCATGTAATCGATAGATATGCTGATACTTTTATAATCTGCGGAATTTTTTTTGCAGGTTATACCAACTGGATGATAGGAGTTTTTGCTATAACAGGAGTGTTAATAACCAGTTATATGGGAACCCAGGCCCAGGCAGTAAGCGGAAAAAGGCATTATGGTGGCATTATGGGCAGAGCAGACCGCCTAGCATTAATTATCATAGTAAGTGGAATCAACGTTGTATATTCCATGGAAATATACAATATGCAGCTGTTAGGCTGGTTGATCGTTGTAATTGCTGTAACATCCCACTTTACAGCACTGCAGAGGTTTGTTCATATCTGGGTTGAGATAGAAGGTAAATAATCTTTTTTCCGTAGGTTTTATCGTTAATGCAATAATTATAGTTTCAACTGTATAATTTTAATTAATTATACCAATGCACAATATAGGACGTAACAATGCCCGAACCAACAATAACTATTCAAAACGTAGTAGCTTCTACAAAATTAGCAGACAGCTTTGATCTAGTCAGCATCGAGCCAAAACTTGAAGGTGCTGAGTATAATAAATCTAAGTTTCCGGGTATGGTCTACAGAGTAACTGAGCCAAAAGCAGCTTTTTTGATATTTTCTTCAGGTAAAGTTGTATGTACGGGTGCAAAAAAAGTGGAAGATATTGACGTAGTAATTGACAACGTAGCCAATACGTTCAAATCACTGGGCATTGATGTTTACCCTAATCCTGAGATAACCATACAGAATATAGTAGCTTCTGCAGATCTTGGTACAAACTTGAATTTAAATGCAATTGCAGTAGGTTTGGGTTTTGAGAACATCGAGTATGAACCAGAACAGTTCCCAGGTCTTGTGTACCGGATAAAATCACCAAAAATCGTGGTGTTGATATTCAGTTCCGGAAAATTGGTAATTACAGGTGGAAAGTCCCCTGATGATTGTCAAAAGGGGGTTGAAATTGTAAAGGAACAACTGGAAAGTTTATCTTTGCTGTAGGTAAGGTTCTTATTTTGTCATCATATCGTGAAGCTGTGGCCAAGAGTCTGATTATAGATGATGAGATCAAAGAGCTCATTAAAAAGGAAGACCGGGATTTCAGGATTTGCACTTCTTGCAGCGGTCCCTTATTGATCCCTACTGATATAGTGCCTTCCAAACCCAGCGATCTTGAAGTTGAAATAGGAGATAATTCACTATTTATTTCATTTAACCAGGCAAGATATACGCATCGTTTTCACAAATCATTATTAGACCAATATTATTGGGTAATGGAAATGGGTCTTGAATGCGATATTGATTAGATATGTAATTAATATGTTTGCATACCCTGATCCCAAACAGGTTCAGGGGAAAATTGCTGGTGTTGCTCTTCAGTTTTAAGGCAGTATTGTCGTCTGTTACGATTGCCCATACGTTCAAGTTTTCCCTCTCTGTACATACGTGACAGATATGTGGAAACAGTGCTGAGATTTATATTGGAATAAACCCTGTCATAATCTCTTTTTACTTCCAATGAAGTAAACCACTGGTCCTTATACTCAAAAATCAAGAATAATTCCAGTCGTTCTTTAATAGTAAGGGATTCGTTCTTCAACCGGCTGTATTCATCTTCAGCTAATTGAAGACCACGAGTCCCTCTTTGTTTGGTTGGTTTATGTATGGTTGGTTGCGATGAATAATTAGAAGTTTGGGGTGGCACCATTTGTCGTATTTTGGATTCTTGTGTTATGGGTTGTTGTGAAATAGGTTGTTGTGGGTTTGGCCACTGGTTTTGTACGGCAGCAGCTTGATATGAAGAAACTGGCGATGATGTGGTTTGTAAACTCATCAGTTGATTGACAAGATCTAAAATGGCTTCTGGAGTAGGGATACCTTGAATTTGCAGATCTTTATTGATCCCATTATCCATAGTAATTTCGAGCCTTATCTTCATTTTTTCCTCAAACGCTCTCTTAAGAATAAGAAGACAGGCGTACATCCCCTCAGATTACGGCCCTGTCTTTTTTTTATCCATCCTCTCCGATTTTTTGTATATGGTAGTTGATGTGAACATGCAAACAACTTGTTTGTTTGTAGTCGACATGTGAATAGATATCAATACTCACATATATACTTTTCAATGGAAATAAGGGTTAATTGCTGTATGTATCAATTTTAGACAGATTAACACAGTTTTATTATTAAATAAACCAAAAAACAGGTCATTTTTTACATTCATACCATCACAACACATATTTCCCATAAAAAATAACTCTTATTATTCAGTTTATTTCTCCAATTGAAATGATGGGGTTGAGTATTATTAAATTAATACAGTTATTAACACCTAATCACAAATAAAATTTACTTGCGACGCATTCACATATTTACACCCCATCAAAACTTGTGCTGAAGTCTGTAAAAGTGTGTATATGAGAATATTCTGGTAAAATATCAATTTCACCATACTGTGACGTATAAATACAATATATTCAATATCAATTAAAGAAACATAGTGAGTGTAATGTCCACAGAACAAATTATATCAGGAACCATAATTTACGCAGATGATTTCGAAGTAATTGAGGGATATCTTTGTATTAAGGACGAAAAGATAACTGAAATCGGGACTGATACAGCAGTAGATGCTGATATGAGTGGTTTAATAGCCCCGTGTTTTGTAAACGCACACATACATGTTGGCGATTCAATCTTTAAAGACCCCCCAATAACTGACCTTGACAGGCTTGTAAAACCTCCCTTTGGCCTTAAACACCAGATGCTTCGATGGGCATCAGTAAAGGATCTTCAGGATGCGATATGTGGAACTTTGGAGGATATGATAGCTACAGGGACTTGCACTTTCTGTGATTTTCGTGAGGGGGGATTAGAAGGAACATCAATATTAACTGATATCCTGTCAGGGTTTGAAGGATTAACAAGTTTAGTCTTGAGCAGAGCAGAGGAACCAGACAACCCAAAACCCGGTGAAATTGACAGACTTCTGGAAGTCAGCAGCGGTATAGGTATGAGTGGCGTTAATGATGCTTCAATTGGTATTATTGAAGAATGTGTAAAAGCAGCACATTCAGCAGGCAAAATGTTTGCCATTCACGGTGGTGAAAAAGACACATCTGATATATCAGCAGCTATTGGCCTGGGCCCGGATTTTATTGTGCATATGACCCACGCATCAGAGTCAGATATCAAACATCTTTCTGAGGTTGATATACCTGTAGTAATATGTCCCAGATCGAATTTCATAACTGGAGTAGGTGCACCCAATCGGCCGCCCATAAAAATGATGCTGGATGCAGGATTAACTGTGGCAGTTGGGACCGATAATGTAATGTTGAACTCTGTGAACATGTTCTCAGAAATGGAGGTCCTGTCAAAAGTGTATGGGCTGGATGACAGACAGGTATTTAAGATGTGCACACTAAATGGAGCAAAAATACTTGGACTTGATCAGGAATTAGGTTCAATATTGGAGGGGAAAAAACCCAAACTCATGGTATTGGATGATGACTCTCCAAATTTGTCAAATAGCAGCAATCTTATATCCAGTCTTGTCAGAAGGGGGAGACCGGACGATATAGTAGCAATAATAAAATAATGGAGGGAGAAGTCCTTGAAAAGCGAATTATTCCAAAAAATTGTTTTAGCAACCGATGGGTCTGAATATTCATCCAATGTTGTCAAATATGCCATAGAACTGGCAAGGATCTCAGAAGCAAAAATTTATGCAATTTATGTAGTTGATACGGGTGTATTCACATCCATACCCATGGATGTGGCATGGACAAATATGTACGAATTACTGAAAAAGGAAGGTGATGATGCAACCAGTAAGGTTGAATCAAAAGCCATGGCTGCCAATATCGAAGTAGAGAGTTTCACAGTGGAAGGACACCCGGCAGAAGAGATAATAAAACTTGCCGAGGACAAATCTGCTGATATCATAGTCATGGGTACTTTAGGGAAAAGCGGTCTTGACAGATTCCTTCTGGGCAGCGTGGCTGAGAAGATTTCAAGGACTTCCAAGATTCCTGTGATGATAGTAAGAGGAAAAAAACCCAAATAATTCGACACCTGTCAAAAGGCAAATAAGGAGATTAACTATGCCCAATTATACTACAGTAGAAGACTTGATGGTTAGAGATGTAGCCTACGCAACATTACCTGGTTCCAGGGATGAAGTGCTTGATATCCTTAAAAGCAAACACGTATCCGGGGTACCAGTTGTCAAAAATGGTGATTTAGTGGGTATTGTAACAAGGACAGATCTATTAAAAAATCCAGAAGAAGAGCAACTTGCGATCTTAATGACCAGGGATCCAATAACCATTACTCCACAAGAATCTATTGTGGAAGCATCAAGGGTGATTTTTGAACATGGAATCAGGAGACTTCCCGTAGTAGAGAATAGTACACTTGTAGGACTAATCACCCTGGCAGATGTTGTTGGATCAATTGCCAATTTTAATATAACAGAACCAATTGGAAATTTAATCAATGATCAAACAATTATAATATGGGATGAAACTCCTGTTTCAATGGTGGGAATGATAATGGAAATGGCAGAGGTCAAGTCAGCACCCGTAGTAAATCTATCAAGGGAATTACTGGGCGTTATAGCTGATAAAGATCTTATCAATATGAGTGTAATTGTGGATTCAACAGAGATCTCGGATATGTCTGCCGGGTCAGATGATGATGAATGGACATGGGAGTCAATGCGAGATACCATGAGCCTTTATTATAGTGTCTCCAAGATCAGACTCCCTGATGCTCCGGTAAAAGAAGCTATAAAATTAAAAAGTGAACCTGTAACTGTTGTTCCAAGCACCACTGTCAGCGACTGTGCCAGGAAATTGAAACGGAATAACATTGACCAGATGCCTGTTCTGTCCCCCAGCAATAAACTTATTGGAATGGTACACGACTTTGACCTGCTTAAGGCATTTGTGTAAATTCAAATGTTTCTAAATTGGCGATACTTTAATTGCCATTAAGAACAATTTAAAACAAATCAGAGGTAAATAGAAATGGCAAAAAAGAAAGAATCAGGTAGCGGACTACAATCGTCAGCTGGCCTTATGCGCTATTATGAAGCTGATGAGACCGCATATTCCATTGATCCTAAATTTGTAGTAATCGTGGGAATAGCCATTGGAATTTTGATTTTGGTATTTAATTATCAGTTCGGTCTATGGCCTTGAACTAATTTCACATTTTTTTTTGTAACCATTTTACAAACTTTCGCATAGCTTTGCCCCTATGAGATAACTGGTTCTTCGCTTTATCATCCAGCTCTCCAAAGGTTAATCCATTGTGTAAGAAAATAGGATCATAGCCAAATCCATTTGTGCCCCGTTCTTTATACGATATAGTCCCTTTGACCTCACCTGTAAAAGTGATCGGTTCACCACCAGGTTCACAAAATCCCACAACAGTCCTGAATACTGCAGTCCTGTCTTTTTCTTCTTCCATCAATTTCAAAATTTTCTGATTGCCTAAGTGGTCTTCAACATATCTGGAATATGGACCCGGAAAACCATTTAGAGCTTTGATAAATATACCGCTGTCATCTACCATTACCGGTTTATTAACATTCTCTGCACACCACCTGGCCCCGTAAGCAGAAATGGACTCCAGATCATCTGCCTGCAGTTCCGGATAGTCACAGTCTATCTCTTCCACTTCAAAACCCACCTGTTTTAAAATATTTCTGCCTTCCCTGATTTTATTGGCATTTCCTGTTGCAAAATATATCTTATGCATAACGTCCCCTGCCTTCGATCTCTTTTACCCTTTGAAGAATATTATCAGCATCTGAAAAAGTTGTACGGTATCCGTCAGAAAAGGTAGTTATCATGGTTTCATGATCATTATGTGTGCTCTCAAAGGTCTGGAAAAGCACATGGACATCGACGCCTCTTGCTTCCAGTGAATTATCATAAAAAGCTAATCCAAAGTCAATAAGATAAATCCTGTTGTCGTAAAAGATCATATTTGAAGTGGTAAGATCTCCGTGGATAATTCCAGCCGAATGAAGCTTACCAACAACTATACCGATGGTATGACTTAAATGGGGTGTCAGGATATCTTTCACTTTGAGCCCGTCAATGTATTCCATTGTTATTTCAAAGTCTTCAATATCAAATATTATCGGAGTGGGAACACCGTTGCGCCTTGATTCTGAAGTAATCCGGCATTCAGCTTTTGTACGCTCCCGACGAATGGTATTGTCCAGTGCTTCCAGACGGTACTTTTTAGGTATACGTTTTTTTATGACCATTTTATCCCTGAGCTCAACTTTGGCCTCGGCACCCATTGCCAGATACATGGTTGTGAATTGATGAGAAATAATATAAAGTTGGTTATTTCCGGGTTTTTGGTTCTAGTTCACAGCCCAAGGGTCCCATATCATTTAGTTCATCGACAAATCTAGTGATCTCACTGGCAAACTTTTCACCTTCGCTGGCTGCTATCCAAGCTGTCTTTACACGTTGTGGCTCGATTCCGATCTCAACCAGCAGTTCCTTCAGGATATCCATTCGCTGCTGTGTCTTTACATTACCTGTCAAATACCGGCATTCTCCCATCCTGCAGCCTGCGATAAGTACTCCATCAGCACCACTTTTCAGTGCTTCCAGTACAAAAGCAGGATCTACTCTACCTGTACACCTAACACGAATGGCCCTCAGGTTTGTAGGGTACCCGGCTCCCAGTGAACCTGCCAGATCAGCAGCAGCATAGCTGCACCAGTGGCACAAAAACCCGATGATCAATGGTGTTTCTTTGATATCCTGTGTAGCCGCATGGATCTGGGCCAAAATTTGCTCGTCTGTGGAGTGTCTGGGTTGGAGGGCTCCCCTGGGGCAGGCCGCAGCACAGACACCGCAACCACTACATGTTAACTCGTTCACCACAGCTACACCCTCTTTTACTTCAATTCTTGCATAAGGACAGACTTCCTCACACAACCGACAACCATTGCAGAGCTCATCAATTACTTTGACGCTCATGACATCTTTTGAGATACTGCCGCCACTTAGCAGGCTCTGTGCCCGTGCGGCAGCAGCTATGCCCTGGGCAATGGAGACCTGGATCTCTTTAGGACCAGAAGCACAACCAGCAACGAACACTCCTCTTGTGTGGGTGTCAACTGGCCGCATCTTTGGGTGGGCTACCTGGATGAACCTGTCAGGCCGCCTGGTCAGGTTCAGGGTGCTGATGATATTATTTGCATCATCGTTTGCCTCAAGTCCCACAGATAATACTACAAGATCCACAGTTTCATCAATGATCTCTTCTGTCATGGTATCCTCGTAGGTGATCACGGCTTCACCATCCACTTCTTTTACAGATGCCACCCGTCCCCTAATGAATTCGACTCCTTTTTCCTGGTTTCTGACATAATATTCTTCATAATTCTCACCGCCGGCCCTGATGTCAATATAATGGACGCTTACCTTTGTTTCAGGGTCACGGTCCTTAATATGCCCTGAGTTCTTTATTGCCGCCATGCAGCAAACCCTGGAACAGTAGGGATTGCCTACAGTTTCGTCCCTGCTTCCTACACATTGGATGAAAGCCACTCGTTTGGCAGGTTGCCCGTCAGATGGCCGCACTACCTGGCCGTGGGTGGGACCCGAAGAATTCAGCATTTGCTCAAGTTCCATACTGGTAATGACATTCTTGATCCTTTTATAGCCGTATTCGGGCTTTCTGGCTGCATCAAAGGGATGGTACCCTGTAGCAACAATAATTGCACCTACATCAAACTCCACTGTTTGTGCTTCTTGCTTGAAGTCCACAGCTTGTGGTACACAGGCCTTTTCACACAACCCGCAACCTACACAATTCATGTGATCAACTACTGCTACCAGGGGTACAGCCTGGGGTGACGACAGATAAATTGCTTTACACAGGCTTAAACCTCCATCATATTCAACTGGTACCTGAATAGGACAGACTGATTCGCATAGTTCGATACAGCCTTTGCATTTTGATTCATCCA
This window harbors:
- a CDS encoding proteasome-activating nucleotidase, producing MVNIPQDLSKDDFSRYLIDRMHQLEERNHLIREQNHKIESEKRHAESQKLKFERELRTVRSELEKLKTTPLIVGTIVEVLENGKLVVRSSTGPQFVVGLSQFIKESELEPGTQVAMNQQTLAVISVLPTSRSHLVRGVEVIESLDVDYSHIGGLEDQIRELREAVELPLTKPEAFIKIGIDPPKGVMLFGPPGTGKTMLAKAVSHQTSATFLRLVGSELVQKYIGEGARMVRELFKLAKDKAPSIIFIDELDSIGAKRYDGATAGDREVQRTLMQLLAEMDGFNPRGDVRLLAATNRLDILDPALLRPGRFDRFIEVILPNNEARVQILKIHTRNMNLSKDVDFNNLAKLTEGTSGSGLKAIATEAGMFAIRNEKDCVEVDDLINAIKKVVGEKDSSGSVSENMFA
- a CDS encoding acetylornithine transaminase; amino-acid sequence: MTDQYQNIVEKDSKFVFQNYTRQPIALVRGKGSVVWDSNGKEYIDCIAGIAVNNIGHCHPAIVEAVSKQSSELIHVSNLYYNKQQSDLAAQLVPRTGMDRVFFCNSGTESIEGALKLARRATARTDFIAAEHSFHGRTMGSLSVTHKLQYRTPFEPLIKKVDFIPFNDIESLKEKISQNIAAVLLEPIQGEGGVRIPDNEYLKGVRDICDDNNTLLIFDEVQTGFGRTGRWFGWEHSGVIPDIMTLAKALAGGLPMGAMLATEEIASKMQKGDHAATFGGGPLVCAAAIASLNVIEKENLVDSSARMGGYLMDSLTNLELDNVLEIRGKGLMIGIELSIKCGPVVDYARNNGVLLNCTSESVLRFVPPLTITKEQINRVIEVVTKGIQEAE
- a CDS encoding histidinol-phosphate transaminase, with the protein product MIRTKYMLNKSVMGIKEYVPGKSIEEIVESYGIKPENIIKLGSNENPLGPSQKSVEAVRAIADKINIYPSVDAAELRIALSQYVGYPADQVVMGAGMDGVVDTMMRLFIQPGTSAVITTPTFSYYEIAVRSAGGSPVFVKRQSDFSIDTKAVLSSIDENTRIIFLCSPNNPTGNTISEADVRTIVESTNTIVFLDEAYVEFARKSLTGLVAEYDNLVIGRTMSKTMGLAGLRIGYGIVPHWIYKEYMKVTTPFSISRIAVAAGLAALEDSEFTKRTIQNVQIGRKFLTEGLSNYCKVHPSEGNFIMIDVKPKKSSDVTEALLARGIIVRDCSSFKDAGENLIRITVGTPSQNKHVVSALAEILQL
- a CDS encoding adenylate kinase family protein; this encodes MIIALTGTPGTGKTTICNSLKKQFKIIDLNRLVIENGLHLGQDEKRGSLIADLDALKEKVHAILKDETSNVVIEGHLSHYLSGYDAVIVLRTHPNVLGQRLESRGYAREKIIENIEAEALDVILIEAVELCEMVYEVETTTSTPTQASLEIQSVIQLVEAEDFGKLEKYLPGRFDWSEEVF
- a CDS encoding CDP-alcohol phosphatidyltransferase family protein, translating into MTLNTYRPYVSFVLEPSASALARLKLTPNKVSLLSLIFATLAGLSYYYSFNNQFYLVTALVFVILNSFTDAIDGVMARKMNLQSERGDFLDHVIDRYADTFIICGIFFAGYTNWMIGVFAITGVLITSYMGTQAQAVSGKRHYGGIMGRADRLALIIIVSGINVVYSMEIYNMQLLGWLIVVIAVTSHFTALQRFVHIWVEIEGK
- a CDS encoding TATA-box-binding protein, whose product is MPEPTITIQNVVASTKLADSFDLVSIEPKLEGAEYNKSKFPGMVYRVTEPKAAFLIFSSGKVVCTGAKKVEDIDVVIDNVANTFKSLGIDVYPNPEITIQNIVASADLGTNLNLNAIAVGLGFENIEYEPEQFPGLVYRIKSPKIVVLIFSSGKLVITGGKSPDDCQKGVEIVKEQLESLSLL
- a CDS encoding amidohydrolase family protein; this encodes MSTEQIISGTIIYADDFEVIEGYLCIKDEKITEIGTDTAVDADMSGLIAPCFVNAHIHVGDSIFKDPPITDLDRLVKPPFGLKHQMLRWASVKDLQDAICGTLEDMIATGTCTFCDFREGGLEGTSILTDILSGFEGLTSLVLSRAEEPDNPKPGEIDRLLEVSSGIGMSGVNDASIGIIEECVKAAHSAGKMFAIHGGEKDTSDISAAIGLGPDFIVHMTHASESDIKHLSEVDIPVVICPRSNFITGVGAPNRPPIKMMLDAGLTVAVGTDNVMLNSVNMFSEMEVLSKVYGLDDRQVFKMCTLNGAKILGLDQELGSILEGKKPKLMVLDDDSPNLSNSSNLISSLVRRGRPDDIVAIIK
- a CDS encoding universal stress protein; translation: MKSELFQKIVLATDGSEYSSNVVKYAIELARISEAKIYAIYVVDTGVFTSIPMDVAWTNMYELLKKEGDDATSKVESKAMAANIEVESFTVEGHPAEEIIKLAEDKSADIIVMGTLGKSGLDRFLLGSVAEKISRTSKIPVMIVRGKKPK
- a CDS encoding CBS domain-containing protein; the encoded protein is MPNYTTVEDLMVRDVAYATLPGSRDEVLDILKSKHVSGVPVVKNGDLVGIVTRTDLLKNPEEEQLAILMTRDPITITPQESIVEASRVIFEHGIRRLPVVENSTLVGLITLADVVGSIANFNITEPIGNLINDQTIIIWDETPVSMVGMIMEMAEVKSAPVVNLSRELLGVIADKDLINMSVIVDSTEISDMSAGSDDDEWTWESMRDTMSLYYSVSKIRLPDAPVKEAIKLKSEPVTVVPSTTVSDCARKLKRNNIDQMPVLSPSNKLIGMVHDFDLLKAFV
- a CDS encoding preprotein translocase subunit Sec61beta, which encodes MAKKKESGSGLQSSAGLMRYYEADETAYSIDPKFVVIVGIAIGILILVFNYQFGLWP
- a CDS encoding XTP/dITP diphosphatase — translated: MHKIYFATGNANKIREGRNILKQVGFEVEEIDCDYPELQADDLESISAYGARWCAENVNKPVMVDDSGIFIKALNGFPGPYSRYVEDHLGNQKILKLMEEEKDRTAVFRTVVGFCEPGGEPITFTGEVKGTISYKERGTNGFGYDPIFLHNGLTFGELDDKAKNQLSHRGKAMRKFVKWLQKKM
- a CDS encoding Kae1-associated kinase Bud32, with the protein product MYLAMGAEAKVELRDKMVIKKRIPKKYRLEALDNTIRRERTKAECRITSESRRNGVPTPIIFDIEDFEITMEYIDGLKVKDILTPHLSHTIGIVVGKLHSAGIIHGDLTTSNMIFYDNRIYLIDFGLAFYDNSLEARGVDVHVLFQTFESTHNDHETMITTFSDGYRTTFSDADNILQRVKEIEGRGRYA